The genome window ATCGTCGACCAGCACATCGCCTTCGGCCGCCTCCAGGCGCGCGATGCGCCGGGCGATGCTGGCGCCGAGCGGCGACACGCCGGCCACGCTGGCCGCCAGCACGCCATCGGCCGCGTGCAGGCGCAGCGCCCGTGCCTGCCAGCCATCGCCGCGCAGGCGGCCGGCGACGCGCCGCCACAGCCGCTCGGCGACGCCGCCGTCGGCGGCATCCTGCGCCGCGGGCAAGGCCGACAACAGCGTGTCCCAGGCGACGAAATCGCTGTCCGGCAGCAGGTACAGGCGCCAGCAGCACTGCTGTTGGCAATCGTAGAAGCGCAGGCTCTCCAGCACCCCGTCGCTGTCCACGTCCAGGTGCGCGGCCACGCTGCGGGCATGGCGCCAGCCGATCAGTTCGGCGCCGGTGCGGGCGCGGTACAGGCACAGCACGGTGCCCAGCGCGGCCAGCTGCGCCGGGCGCGGCAGCGGCGCGGTGGCGGCGATCCGCTCCGGGCCGGTACGCGCTGGCGCGGCGGTGCGCATGTGCCGCTACCAGTCCAGCGCCAGGCTGACCGAGACATTGCGCCCGGCGCCGGTATAGCGGTCGAGCACGGCGCTGCTGGCCAGGGTCGCGCCGGGCAGCATGTTCCAGTCGATGTAGCGGCGGTCGGCCAGGTTGAACACGCCCACGTCGAGCCGCGCGCCTTCGGTGAAGCGCCAGTGCGCGAGCAGGTCCAGCGTCGCGTAGCCGGCCGGCGTGTAGTAGGTCGGCAGTTCCGGGCGGCGCTTCTTCGCCACCGCGGTGGCGACCAGTTGCGCGCCCCAGGTGCTGCGGTCGTAGCCCAGCCCGAGCACGCCGCGCAGCGGATCCACCGAATTGAGCGGCGTGCCGTCGGTGCGGTTGTCGCCGCGCGCATAGGCGGCGCTGGCCTGCAGCGACCAACCGGCCCAGCGCGCATCGAGCGCGCCGACGTCGATGCCGGCCTTGGCCTCCACGCCACGGATGACGACCCGATCCACGTTGCGCGACTGGTACAGCATCAGGCCGTCGGCGTTGAAGCCGACGAAGCGGTAGGACTCGATGAAGTCGCGGTAGGCGTTGCGGTAGGCGCTCAGGCCGGCGTAGACGGCCGGGCCGGCATAGCGCAGGCCGAGTTCCGCACCGCGGCTGGTCTCCGGCTTCAGGTCGGGATTGGCGATCGCGGTGTAGCCGATCAGCAGGTTGGTGAAGCCGATATTGACGTCGTTGTAGGGCGGCGCGCGGAAGCCGTGCGCGTAGTTGGCGTACAGCGACCAGGCGTCGTCCAGGCGCCAGATCGCGCCGAGCTTGGGCGAGACGTTGCGGTCGCTGATCTTCTTCGCCGCCACGCCGGGATTGTCGGTGGCGAAGATCGCGTCGACCTGCGGCGACAACCGGTAGTAATCGGCACGCAGCGCCGGGATCAGGCGGAAGCGGCCGTCGGCCAGCGCGATCTCGTCCTGCAGGTAGGCGCCGGCCTTGATCGTCTCGGTGATCGGGAAATCGCGGACCGGGAAGGTCTCCATGCCCACGGTCTTGCTGATCGCCCCGGTGCGCAGGTTCAGCGTGTGGCCGTCGCGCTTCTCGTGGGTGTCGGTGTGCGACAGGTCGATGCCGTAGCTGATGTCGTGC of Xanthomonas sacchari contains these proteins:
- a CDS encoding Hemin transport protein — its product is MRTAAPARTGPERIAATAPLPRPAQLAALGTVLCLYRARTGAELIGWRHARSVAAHLDVDSDGVLESLRFYDCQQQCCWRLYLLPDSDFVAWDTLLSALPAAQDAADGGVAERLWRRVAGRLRGDGWQARALRLHAADGVLAASVAGVSPLGASIARRIARLEAAEGDVLVDDCCCARAGRPAPRPDPDRPWPLLRL